A segment of the Candidatus Zixiibacteriota bacterium genome:
TAAAACTTACTCCTTCAGAAATAGAAAAATACTCGCACGAGCTAAGTCAAATTTTGGATTATTTCGAAAAGATTGCCTCGGTGAATACTGAAAATATCGATATTGAAGACACATCAGCCGCCGCATATCGGCCTCTTCGTGGGGATAAAACTACTTCATCACTCACGGTCGAAGAGGCTTTAAAAAACGCACCGGCCCAAAAGGACAATTATTTTATGGTACCCCGGGTAATATAGCATGGCACACGTTACGGCCATTATCCCCGCCCGTTTGGCAAGCAAGCGGTTTT
Coding sequences within it:
- the gatC gene encoding Asp-tRNA(Asn)/Glu-tRNA(Gln) amidotransferase subunit GatC, yielding MPILKEQISPIATLSRLKLTPSEIEKYSHELSQILDYFEKIASVNTENIDIEDTSAAAYRPLRGDKTTSSLTVEEALKNAPAQKDNYFMVPRVI